The candidate division WOR-3 bacterium genome includes the window CTGGGGCATTGCGCTTGCCGAGTACTGCTTCCAGGTGCCGGCCAACCGGCTGGGCTACGGCCAGTTCACCGGCGCTCAGCTTAAGACCATCCAGGAAGTCATAACCCTTGTCGTGTTCTCGGTTTTCTCGGTAGTTTACCTGAAAGAGAGTTTGCGCTGGAACTACCTGGTTGGGTTCGCGCTCATCGTGGCTGCGGTGTTCTTCATCTTCAACAAGTGGTAGTGCGGCTTGAGAGACGCCGGCCCGGTTTGGCCGGCAGCACTTGCCGTAGCAGGATGTAACAGCGGGATCACGCAAACCGGGTTCAGATGCGCTGTGCTGAACCATAGAGGAACGACACGTTGAAGCGCCAGCTTGTCATTGTGCTCTGCGTCGCGGTGACGGCGCAGGTACTGTCGTGTCTGGCAGCAAAGAACTGGCGGGTGTACGTGCGCGTTGGCCGCGGGCGGATTGAGGGATAGCCGGACGGTACGATGCTAGCCTACTTCCTTGCCATTCGGGAGGAGGACGGTGCAGTGCCGGACTCCGAGACTGCCGCGCAAGTGAGCTGGGAAGGTATCAACAATCCGGTGCGGCTTGTTCAGGGCAGCGTGCCGCTCTATGCCGGTTTGCTTTACTACACTGACCTAAGGGCTTTCCCGGCAACCGAAATCACCACGACGTTCGAACCACCA containing:
- a CDS encoding DMT family protein, whose translation is MRTVLLLVVSNVFMTFAWYGHLKYPKTPLVLAILASWGIALAEYCFQVPANRLGYGQFTGAQLKTIQEVITLVVFSVFSVVYLKESLRWNYLVGFALIVAAVFFIFNKW